The proteins below are encoded in one region of Silene latifolia isolate original U9 population chromosome 2, ASM4854445v1, whole genome shotgun sequence:
- the LOC141637132 gene encoding uncharacterized protein LOC141637132, whose product MDPEGRKTLVMIKNDEGNASTSINDLNDEMLLEILCQVDCYSTALRCKTVSKRWCSIVSAPSFVAEGFVKHRDIINEKEQPWTFLSTMTMWDKNIVTAVVTPPCCERILRSPILSLQFLPFPSKVIATFRDLNLCLGVNPVTGEGVFYICNLLTKQWLPLPPSPTHREVNWAALVCQEGRGFRVVVAQSMLEGRYYLGTACTINLLIYLSDTCQWKNIDIVIESQPYGVGSCHRSFVGVVCKGMVLVHRDIVFGAFDPFDVTDTFEGTLTAIALPLPPKEPDMRLRKTPEVLLESCGKLIAIESMCLILRSDLKGNLIAGSQAWHIWKLDPRPENEVVVGWELISMLHGEIQVKGSLSVVDGDNKFKFVGVHPNKEHLVYLISVSQNQLVLCDTKSNVLEPLMIPVPPHQLVTSYKLEFPRWPVPYPWLLS is encoded by the coding sequence ATGGATCCTGAAGGACGCAAAACATTAGTCATGATCAAGAATGACGAGGGCAACGCATCGACATCTATTAACGATCTAAACGACGAGATGTTGCTTGAGATCTTATGCCAAGTGGACTGTTATAGCACCGCTCTTAGGTGCAAAACCGTTTCCAAGCGCTGGTGCTCTATAGTTTCTGCCCCTTCATTCGTGGCGGAAGGGTTTGTAAAGCACCGCGACATAATCAATGAAAAGGAGCAACCATGGACCTTCTTGTCAACCATGACGATGTGGGATAAAAACATTGTGACCGCCGTTGTTACACCACCATGTTGCGAAAGGATATTGAGGTCTCCGATATTGTCGTTACAATTCCTTCCTTTCCCATCCAAGGTTATCGCGACATTCAGAGACTTAAATTTATGCTTAGGTGTGAATCCTGTTACGGGAGAAGGCGTTTTCTATATTTGTAATCTGCTAACCAAGCAATGGTTGCCTCTGCCACCTTCGCCAACTCACCGAGAAGTAAATTGGGCTGCTCTAGTATGCCAAGAAGGGCGCGGTTTTAGGGTTGTCGTGGCTCAGTCAATGCTCGAAGGTCGCTATTATTTAGGGACTGCTTGTACAATCAATTTACTTATTTACTTATCAGACACATGTCAATGGAAAAACATAGATATTGTAATCGAGTCTCAGCCTTATGGTGTAGGGTCTTGTCATAGAAGTTTCGTAGGGGTAGTGTGTAAGGGGATGGTGTTAGTCCATCGCGACATTGTTTTTGGTGCCTTTGATCCATTCGATGTTACTGATACTTTTGAAGGGACTTTGACTGCAATCGCACTGCCATTACCACCTAAAGAACCAGATATGCGATTGCGTAAAACACCAGAAGTATTACTCGAGAGTTGTGGAAAATTGATAGCCATTGAATCAATGTGTCTGATTTTACGTTCAGACTTGAAAGGAAATTTAATTGCGGGGTCACAAGCATGGCATATTTGGAAACTTGACCCGAGACCAGAGAATGAAGTAGTTGTTGGATGGGAGCTGATATCGATGCTTCATGGTGAAATCCAAGTTAAAGGATCATTATCAGTAGTCGATGGTGATAACAAGTTTAAGTTTGTAGGTGTGCACCCAAATAAGGAGCACTTGGTGTACTTGATAAGCGTGAGTCAAAATCAGTTGGTTTTGTGTGATACTAAATCCAATGTTTTAGAGCCTTTGATGATACCAGTTCCTCCTCATCAACTTGTAACTTCTTACAAACTTGAGTTTCCGCGTTGGCCTGTTCCATATCCTTGGTTGTTGAGTTAA